In Chitinophaga oryzae, the sequence CAGGCGCCGGGCAAAATACGGATGGTGTCCTGTTTATTATACAGGTGACCGGTGGCGGCCGTCCAGGGAAGTATTTCCGTTGACGGGCCGCTGGCATGCTGCGGCGTTTTGTTGAGCGGAAGCCTGTCCCCCTTACGGAGGGCCCTGCCTTGAAAGCCGCCCTGGGCCACCTTGAGGTGCGTGCTGCAGCTGCCAAGCCAGGGTGCCAGTGAAAAGCCGTGGCGGACGGCAAGGTAGCAGCGCGCGCCGCTACGCAGCTTTTCAAAGGCAAGCGTAGCGCCTGCGGGAACATACAGCGGCGTATGCAGCGGTACGGCCCGGCCGTTGACGGTAGCGCCGAAGTCGGCGCCTGACAAGGCGATCAGGGCAGGGGCTTCAAACAGGTATTTGCCGGCCGGGAAATGTAATTCCAGCAACGCTTCGCCTGCCGCATTACCGGTAAGCCCGTTGGCAACGGCCATGGCTATACGGTCCATGACACCGCCGGGATTGATCCCGAGGTGCTGAAAACCATATCTGCCTTTGTCCTGTATGGTGTCCATAATGCCCTGTTGTACTATTACGATGCTCATTGCTCCTGTTGTATCTGTCTGAAAACTTCGAGGGTGACCGGGATGAACTGTACACGGTCGCCCGGATGGCAATAACAGGGGTCGGCGCTGGTAGCGTCAAACATCCGCAAAGGTGTTTGCCCTATTATATTCCAGCCGCCGGGGGAAGCCAGCGGGTAGATGCCTGTCTGCGCTCCTGCAATGCCGACGCTGCCGGCAGGTACCTGTAGCCGCGGCTGCTGCCTGCGCGGCGTCTCCAGCGCTGCACATACTTTCCCCATGTAAGGAAATCCCGGCAGGAAACCTGTCAGGTATACCGTATATATTGTCTGTGAATGCCATGCGATGATATCCGCAATGGTTACATTCCTGGAGGCGGCCATCTCCGTGATGTCAGGGCCAAGTGAAGGGTCATAACATACCGGGATGCGCAGCTCGCGGGGAGCAGGCGCGGTGGTGGCTTCCTGCGTTTTTATTTTCTTTGCAATATAGGCCGTCAGCCACTGTAACCCCGGTACCCGCTCGTTGTTCCTGATCTGCGCCGCATCATATACGATCGTTAAAGAAGCATAAGCCGGTATCAGGTCAAGGAGGTAGGGAGACGGTGAAGTATGGAGACAATGATACATTTTCATCACTTCCTGATGTATCGCCATGCTTATTTCCTGCTCCCATTGCAGGATAGCAGCGTGATCTCCGAGAGGATGTATGACATAGCCTGGCTTCATGGTAACAAGATAATACTTTTACTGCGGGAAAAACGGCGGCAGCAGTAAATTTATCAGCAGCAGTGATGGTCCAGAATTAATAAATACCGCTGGTCCGGTTGCGGCGGACGACTTTTTCCGGTAGGTTGCACCGTCTTTACTTTTTAAATAGTGCGCAGATGTTAAGACGGTGGAAGATTACCATCCAATGGGATAAAAAGGCCGGCCGGCCCATCTATCTCCAGATTGCGGATGCTGTTATGAAAGATATCCGGTCGGGGAGACTGCAACCGGGAGATGCCCTGCCGGGCAGCCGTGACCTGGCGCAGCTGCTGAAGGTGAACCGGAACACGGTCGTGGAAGCGTTGAATGAACTACTGACAGAAGGATGGATCGTGTCAAAAGAACGAAAGGGCACTTTTGTGGCCGAACAATTTCCCCGGACCGGGGGACAACAGGAGGAGGCTCCTGCCGCCACGGGGCACGGACAGCAAAGGTTCAGCGTACAGTTCGATGACGGCCACCCCAGCAGTAAAATAGCGCCGGTAGCCTCGCTGGCGAGGGCGTACCGGGAAATTTTCCAGCGGAAAGCGAAGTGGCAGGCCATGTCGTACGTAAACCCTTATGGAGAGACCTCTTTCAGAAAGGAAATCGCCCTGATGCTCAATCACCAGCGTGGTATGCGCGTCCGGGAAAACGACCTCTGTATCACCAGGGGCAGCCAGATGGCGATGTACCTGGCAGCACACTGCCTGTTCAGCAAAGGAGATTACGTGCTGGTGGAAAACCCTGGCTATAAGCCGGCCTGGAACGCGTTTGAAAGCGCCGGCGCCAGGTTGCTGCCGGTAGCGGTTGACGGAGAAGGATTAGTAATAGCTGATGTGAAAAAGTATCTCCGGTCCCGTAAAATAAAAGCAGTTTATATCACGCCGCACAGGCAATATCCCACCACGGTAACATTAAGCCAGCAACGACGGCTGGAGCTGATCAGGCTTTCCAATGAGCATGGCTTCAAAATACTGGAAGACGACTATGATAATGAGTTTCATTTCGGACAACGTCCTGTATTGCCATTGTGCAGTTTCCCGGAACTGCAGCACTATGTATACATCGGGACCCTCAGCAAGGTAGTGGCGCCGGCTTTACGTATAGGCTATATGGTGAGCAGCGACCGTGCGATGATGGAACGCGTAGGTGCGCTCCGTAAAATCATCGATGTGCA encodes:
- the pxpB gene encoding 5-oxoprolinase subunit PxpB; its protein translation is MKPGYVIHPLGDHAAILQWEQEISMAIHQEVMKMYHCLHTSPSPYLLDLIPAYASLTIVYDAAQIRNNERVPGLQWLTAYIAKKIKTQEATTAPAPRELRIPVCYDPSLGPDITEMAASRNVTIADIIAWHSQTIYTVYLTGFLPGFPYMGKVCAALETPRRQQPRLQVPAGSVGIAGAQTGIYPLASPGGWNIIGQTPLRMFDATSADPCYCHPGDRVQFIPVTLEVFRQIQQEQ
- the pdxR gene encoding MocR-like pyridoxine biosynthesis transcription factor PdxR — translated: MLRRWKITIQWDKKAGRPIYLQIADAVMKDIRSGRLQPGDALPGSRDLAQLLKVNRNTVVEALNELLTEGWIVSKERKGTFVAEQFPRTGGQQEEAPAATGHGQQRFSVQFDDGHPSSKIAPVASLARAYREIFQRKAKWQAMSYVNPYGETSFRKEIALMLNHQRGMRVRENDLCITRGSQMAMYLAAHCLFSKGDYVLVENPGYKPAWNAFESAGARLLPVAVDGEGLVIADVKKYLRSRKIKAVYITPHRQYPTTVTLSQQRRLELIRLSNEHGFKILEDDYDNEFHFGQRPVLPLCSFPELQHYVYIGTLSKVVAPALRIGYMVSSDRAMMERVGALRKIIDVQGDIIMEHAVLQLIKDGTIRRHIKKASHYYKTVRDITAGLLDEYLSEKTHYTVPEGGLAFWLVPRMKVDWLKLSESLKAKGVLIITPESFSYGTPVNGLRLGYAALSEEQLRDGIKVLSALL
- a CDS encoding 5-oxoprolinase subunit C family protein; translation: MSIVIVQQGIMDTIQDKGRYGFQHLGINPGGVMDRIAMAVANGLTGNAAGEALLELHFPAGKYLFEAPALIALSGADFGATVNGRAVPLHTPLYVPAGATLAFEKLRSGARCYLAVRHGFSLAPWLGSCSTHLKVAQGGFQGRALRKGDRLPLNKTPQHASGPSTEILPWTAATGHLYNKQDTIRILPGACWDMLDAPSQQQLLTGNFRIGPHSDRMGFRLNGASLRTSRKEEQLSAGICRGAIQLLPDGQLIILMADHQTTGGYPVAAHVITADMPALVQYQVGQSLQFSIAGRETAEKLLWQQERALRYLQHATQLRLEKWLSPYETY